The following proteins are co-located in the Desulfonatronum sp. SC1 genome:
- a CDS encoding RNA polymerase sigma factor RpoD/SigA, translating into MKQKTRVAATATASRGSSQRKQGFRHAEPSDDLADDLATDLTDDLTQDPVDPEVELDIESDIHPETKPKGGLEGESNAALDDAPDITDAPGPIDLSLTPSSPAIRDSLQLYLREVNRFPMLKPDEEFTLIRQYREQNDTKAAFRLISSHLRLVVRIAMDFQRSWMQNILDLIQEGNVGLMKALQKFDPERGIKFSYYASFWIKAYILKFIMDNWRMVKVGTTQTQRKLFYNLGKERQRLQNQGFDASTASLSKSLNVSEQDITEMDQRLGSSDMSLDAPFSEDTSMTRMDMLPALSTPVDDLLAEEEMVILLKSQIQKMIPALNDKERDVLEQRLMNEEPVTLREIGEKYNITRERVRQIEARLIDKIRDNFSHSLATATDKGTDDHVERT; encoded by the coding sequence ATGAAGCAAAAGACTCGAGTCGCCGCGACCGCGACTGCTTCCAGGGGTTCATCCCAACGGAAGCAGGGTTTCCGCCACGCCGAACCATCAGACGACCTGGCGGACGATTTGGCGACCGACTTGACCGACGACTTGACACAAGACCCGGTCGACCCCGAAGTCGAACTGGATATCGAATCCGATATTCATCCCGAGACAAAACCCAAAGGAGGGCTTGAGGGCGAATCAAACGCCGCCCTTGACGACGCACCCGATATCACCGACGCCCCTGGCCCCATCGACCTTTCCCTGACGCCCTCCTCCCCTGCGATCCGAGATTCGTTGCAGCTCTATCTGCGCGAAGTGAACCGCTTTCCGATGCTCAAGCCGGATGAAGAGTTCACCCTGATTCGCCAATACCGAGAGCAAAACGACACCAAGGCCGCGTTTCGACTGATCTCATCCCACCTGCGTCTCGTGGTCCGCATCGCCATGGACTTTCAACGCAGCTGGATGCAAAATATCTTGGACCTGATCCAGGAAGGCAACGTCGGCCTGATGAAGGCCTTACAGAAGTTCGACCCGGAACGGGGCATCAAGTTTTCCTACTACGCTTCATTCTGGATCAAAGCCTATATTCTCAAGTTCATCATGGACAACTGGCGCATGGTCAAGGTCGGCACGACCCAGACCCAGCGCAAGCTCTTCTACAACCTTGGCAAGGAGCGGCAACGCTTGCAAAATCAGGGTTTTGACGCCAGCACGGCTTCCCTGTCCAAGAGCCTCAACGTCAGCGAACAGGACATCACGGAGATGGACCAGCGGCTGGGCAGTTCGGACATGTCCCTGGACGCCCCGTTTTCCGAAGACACCAGCATGACCCGCATGGACATGCTGCCCGCCCTGAGCACACCCGTGGACGACCTCCTGGCTGAAGAAGAAATGGTCATCCTGCTCAAGAGCCAAATCCAGAAAATGATCCCCGCGCTCAACGACAAGGAACGGGACGTCCTGGAACAGCGTCTGATGAACGAAGAGCCCGTGACGCTTCGTGAAATCGGAGAAAAATACAACATCACCCGGGAACGGGTCCGTCAGATCGAAGCCCGTTTGATCGATAAAATCAGGGATAATTTTTCGCATAGCTTGGCAACCGCTACTGACAAAGGAACGGACGACCATGTTGAAAGAACTTGA
- a CDS encoding tetratricopeptide repeat protein, with protein sequence MTDHSPLKRLFLLFGLAFAFSMTACAPKVEFTPEPFPSAIIADPEHELTPSAQAVLAYLEAQDLARTDEQEGAREALSRALALDPSPFLTMELANSYWREGRNAEARAALRRSMESFPENQTLPSALVNAYLADDMVEEAIATMDEYLRRHPRDWGMRRSMAALLLQYSRFSQAADVLQVIPESERTAELLLLLARSNSGLGLVRQTEEYLKKALKQDPKFLEAMAELAFLYESEGDLVQAEETYRRILDIRPDAEEILLRMIQVNIKLNQPDKALSFALGQEGRESFTLEAALLFIRENLFQEAGAVLDALPDENGFPEADFYRALVAYDGDNDPEQALFYLGRIPVDHPHYARALSFQGYLLLQLDRHEDARLLAREGQDLFPNMSDFLLLEAEILLGEDETSQASDLLEIARQKWPGDTDVLYRLGFLQEQMERREDALRTMEEIIVLDPDHAEALNFIGYTLSEEERDLERALVLIERSLQLKPGSGHIIDSLAWVNFKLGNLDLAWRHIKSAVEIMADDPTIWEHYGDIAAALGKTAEARKGYRNALRFQPEDPDAIRQKLNAL encoded by the coding sequence GTGACCGACCATTCGCCGCTGAAGCGTCTTTTCTTGCTGTTCGGCCTGGCCTTCGCCTTTTCCATGACCGCATGCGCCCCGAAGGTTGAATTCACTCCGGAACCCTTCCCGTCCGCGATCATCGCCGACCCGGAACACGAACTGACGCCCTCGGCCCAGGCCGTGCTGGCCTACCTGGAAGCCCAGGACCTGGCCCGCACGGACGAGCAGGAAGGCGCCCGTGAAGCCTTGTCTCGGGCCTTGGCTCTCGATCCTTCGCCTTTTTTAACCATGGAACTGGCCAACTCTTACTGGCGGGAAGGCCGGAACGCCGAAGCTAGGGCGGCTTTGCGCCGCTCCATGGAGTCATTCCCCGAAAACCAGACCCTGCCCTCCGCCCTGGTCAACGCCTACCTTGCCGACGACATGGTTGAGGAAGCCATCGCGACCATGGACGAATACCTGCGACGCCACCCTCGGGATTGGGGCATGCGTCGGAGCATGGCCGCCCTGCTCTTGCAGTATTCCCGCTTTTCCCAAGCCGCGGACGTACTCCAGGTCATCCCTGAATCAGAGCGGACCGCGGAGTTGTTGTTGTTGCTGGCCAGAAGCAACTCCGGGCTCGGGTTGGTCCGGCAGACTGAAGAATACCTGAAAAAAGCCCTGAAACAAGACCCCAAATTTCTGGAGGCCATGGCCGAACTGGCTTTTTTGTATGAAAGCGAAGGCGATCTGGTTCAAGCCGAGGAGACCTACCGTCGCATTCTCGATATCCGCCCGGACGCGGAGGAAATCCTGCTGCGCATGATCCAGGTAAACATCAAGCTGAACCAACCGGACAAGGCGCTTTCCTTTGCTCTGGGTCAAGAAGGGCGAGAGAGCTTCACCCTGGAAGCCGCGTTGCTCTTCATCCGGGAGAACCTGTTCCAGGAAGCCGGGGCCGTGCTCGATGCCCTGCCCGACGAAAACGGCTTCCCGGAAGCCGACTTCTACCGCGCTTTGGTCGCCTACGACGGTGACAATGATCCGGAGCAAGCCCTGTTTTACCTGGGCAGGATTCCGGTGGACCATCCGCATTACGCCCGGGCGCTGAGCTTTCAAGGCTACCTGCTACTGCAACTGGATCGCCATGAGGACGCCCGGCTACTGGCTCGGGAAGGGCAAGACTTGTTTCCGAACATGAGTGATTTTCTCCTGCTGGAAGCCGAGATACTGCTGGGCGAGGACGAAACCTCCCAAGCCTCGGACTTGCTGGAGATCGCTCGTCAAAAGTGGCCCGGAGACACGGACGTGCTCTATCGCCTGGGCTTTCTTCAGGAGCAGATGGAACGACGCGAAGACGCCCTGCGGACCATGGAGGAGATCATCGTCCTGGATCCGGACCATGCCGAAGCCCTGAACTTCATCGGCTACACCTTGTCCGAGGAGGAGCGCGATCTGGAGCGGGCCCTGGTGCTCATCGAACGCTCCCTGCAACTCAAGCCAGGCAGCGGCCATATCATCGACTCCCTGGCCTGGGTGAATTTCAAGCTGGGTAACCTGGACCTAGCCTGGCGACACATTAAGTCCGCTGTGGAGATCATGGCCGACGATCCGACCATCTGGGAACATTACGGCGACATCGCCGCGGCCCTCGGAAAAACCGCCGAAGCCCGCAAGGGCTACCGCAACGCCCTGCGCTTTCAGCCCGAAGACCCTGACGCGATACGGCAAAAGTTGAACGCGCTTTGA